The following is a genomic window from Acidimicrobiia bacterium.
CCGAGACAACGCCTAACGCCCAACGCTCAACGCAAGACGCGCTCCGGCGTTGAGCGTTGAGCGTTGAGCTCTCCCCCGGAGTCCCCTGAACCTGACTCTCTACCCGCTACTCCGGTAGCGTCTCTTCATGCGTGTAGCCGTCATCGGTGCCGGGTCGTGGGGGACGACCGTCGCCATCCTCGCCGCCCCCTCGGCGGAGGTGCGCCTGTGGGCGCGGCGACCCGACCTCGCCGAGGCGATCAATGCGGAACGCGCCAACCCGGACTACCTCGAGGGTGAACGGCTCCCCGAAGCCGTGACCGCCACCTCCGATCTCGCCACGGCGCTCGATGGAGCCGACATCGTCGTAATGGCCGTACCTTCACACGGTTTCCGTGCCGTACTCGAGGAGGCAGCCCCGTTCATCGCCGCTGATGCGCCCATCGTGAGCCTCACCAAGGGCATCGAAGCCGACACCCTGATGCGGATGACCGAGGTGGTCGCCGACGTTCTCGACCACGACCCGACGCGGGTCGGGGTGCTCACCGGACCGAATCTCGCCGACGAGATCGTCGCCGGTCAGCCCGCGCTCGCCGTCGTGGCCTTTACCGACCTCGCCGTGGCCACCGAGGTCCAGTCGCTCTTCATGGGGCCGCGGTTCCGT
Proteins encoded in this region:
- a CDS encoding NAD(P)H-dependent glycerol-3-phosphate dehydrogenase, whose amino-acid sequence is MRVAVIGAGSWGTTVAILAAPSAEVRLWARRPDLAEAINAERANPDYLEGERLPEAVTATSDLATALDGADIVVMAVPSHGFRAVLEEAAPFIAADAPIVSLTKGIEADTLMRMTEVVADVLDHDPTRVGVLTGPNLADEIVAGQPALAVVAFTDLAVATEVQSLFMGPRFRVYTNPDVVGAESAGALKNVMAIAAGMAHGLGYGDNSKAALVTRALAELTRLGVVLGGQPLTFAGLAGMGDLVATCFSDRSRNRRVGVGLGKGRTLEEIIAEMHMVAEGVRTTEAVLALAECHGVEMPIAETVGRVLYQGEKPADLVHGLMTREPRAEMHGIA